Proteins co-encoded in one Opitutus terrae PB90-1 genomic window:
- a CDS encoding exopolysaccharide biosynthesis polyprenyl glycosylphosphotransferase, which produces MITTRARGLANLHAGAITLFIGVFFWVYANVIYHVPFVRLSRSVNLLPYFLCMVGGVLLSSRDLTRLAARFHLLNWTDAARLAGRQTALMALLTFTMMFATQDRSISRLFLGSFLVWSWLGLTLLNARLPQLLARIMFAKGQRLPTLFIGRLSSLSRLNDWIVHKEPLGIHPVGVLSDDDPPAGEPPGGVPWLGRVAELSRMLRERDVAQLVLLEFPATDAAAREIIDQCQERGCRLLIHNNIEERTTHPLVPITEEGRHFYTLQEEPLEDPVNRLLKRGFDLAIALPVAVLVLPPLCVWVALMQRLQAPGPLFHVRQRRGMRGNTFAMLKFRSMYVDTGDEAAESRQARPDDERIFPFGRFLRRRSLDEFPQFWNVLRGEMSVVGPRPYMPMLDEEFRLQTKAYRTRHLVKPGITGLAQSMGYRGEILEKEMLSRRHSWDVHYITHWSFWLDLQISVRTLAQVLFPPKTAY; this is translated from the coding sequence ATGATCACGACCCGGGCGCGCGGCCTGGCCAATCTTCACGCGGGCGCCATCACGCTGTTCATCGGCGTGTTTTTCTGGGTCTACGCGAACGTGATCTATCACGTGCCGTTCGTGCGGCTGAGCCGCTCGGTCAACCTGCTGCCGTATTTCCTCTGCATGGTTGGCGGCGTGCTGTTGTCCTCGCGCGATCTCACCCGGCTGGCGGCGCGGTTTCACTTGCTGAACTGGACCGATGCGGCGCGGCTGGCGGGCCGGCAGACGGCGCTGATGGCGTTGCTGACGTTCACGATGATGTTCGCGACGCAGGATCGCAGCATCAGCCGGCTGTTTCTCGGCAGTTTTCTGGTCTGGAGCTGGCTCGGACTGACGCTGCTGAACGCCCGGCTGCCGCAGCTGCTGGCCCGAATCATGTTCGCGAAGGGCCAGCGGCTGCCGACGCTGTTCATCGGCCGGCTGAGCTCGCTGTCGCGGCTGAACGACTGGATCGTGCACAAGGAGCCGCTCGGTATCCATCCCGTGGGCGTCCTCTCCGATGACGATCCGCCTGCGGGTGAGCCGCCGGGCGGTGTGCCGTGGCTTGGCCGGGTCGCGGAGCTGTCGCGCATGCTGCGCGAACGCGACGTTGCGCAGCTCGTGCTGTTGGAGTTTCCGGCGACCGATGCGGCCGCGCGCGAGATCATCGACCAATGCCAGGAACGTGGCTGCCGGCTGCTGATTCACAATAATATCGAGGAGCGCACCACGCATCCGCTGGTCCCGATCACGGAGGAGGGGCGTCATTTCTACACGCTGCAGGAGGAGCCGCTGGAAGATCCGGTGAACCGGCTGTTGAAGCGGGGCTTCGATCTGGCGATCGCGCTGCCGGTGGCGGTGCTGGTCCTGCCGCCGCTCTGCGTGTGGGTGGCGCTGATGCAGCGGCTGCAGGCGCCGGGGCCGCTGTTTCACGTGCGGCAGCGCCGAGGCATGCGTGGAAACACCTTTGCGATGCTGAAATTCCGCTCGATGTATGTGGATACCGGCGACGAAGCCGCGGAATCGCGACAGGCGCGACCCGATGACGAGCGGATTTTCCCGTTTGGCCGTTTCCTGCGGCGGCGAAGTCTCGATGAGTTCCCGCAGTTCTGGAATGTGCTGCGCGGCGAGATGAGCGTGGTCGGCCCGCGGCCGTACATGCCGATGCTCGACGAGGAATTCCGGTTGCAGACGAAAGCCTACCGGACCCGGCATCTCGTGAAGCCGGGGATCACCGGGCTCGCGCAGAGCATGGGCTATCGCGGGGAGATTTTGGAAAAGGAGATGCTGAGCCGGCGGCACTCCTGGGATGTGCACTACATCACGCACTGGTCGTTCTGGCTGGATCTGCAGATCAGCGTGCGGACGCTCGCCCAGGTACTGTTTCCGCCGAAGACGGCGTACTGA
- a CDS encoding Maf family protein → MFGVEGASSETTEPSRLILASASPRRRELLGGLGIPFEVVVAGVTEHEAEDADPRLMVAHNAALKADWVAARHPEAFVLGADTTVFLDSTVLNKPASLLEARRMLRRLAGRTHTVFTGVALRHVHRGVRIDEGVTSEVTFQAFDDATIDRYFQVVNPLDKAGAYGIQEGRELIIDRWNGSFTNIMGLPMEVTKQILTQVGLLADSKPPAASK, encoded by the coding sequence ATGTTTGGAGTGGAAGGTGCATCCTCTGAGACGACGGAGCCAAGCCGGCTGATCCTCGCGTCCGCTTCGCCGCGGCGGCGGGAACTGCTGGGCGGGCTGGGGATTCCCTTCGAGGTCGTCGTCGCCGGCGTGACGGAACACGAGGCGGAGGATGCGGATCCGCGGCTGATGGTGGCGCACAACGCCGCACTGAAGGCGGATTGGGTGGCGGCGCGGCATCCGGAGGCGTTTGTGCTCGGCGCGGACACGACGGTGTTTCTCGATTCGACCGTGTTGAACAAGCCGGCGTCGCTGCTCGAAGCGCGGCGGATGCTTCGCCGGCTCGCGGGCCGAACGCACACGGTTTTCACCGGCGTGGCGCTGCGGCATGTGCACCGCGGGGTGCGGATCGACGAAGGTGTGACCAGCGAGGTGACGTTTCAGGCGTTCGACGACGCCACGATCGACCGCTATTTTCAGGTGGTGAACCCGCTCGACAAGGCCGGCGCGTATGGAATCCAGGAAGGCCGCGAACTGATCATCGATCGCTGGAACGGCTCGTTCACCAACATCATGGGCCTGCCGATGGAAGTAACGAAACAAATTTTGACCCAGGTTGGTCTTCTGGCTGACTCGAAACCGCCAGCCGCGTCGAAATGA
- a CDS encoding RluA family pseudouridine synthase — MSAAAEHGSSPAPLGRGVEILERDPNGLLALSKPAGVLSHPNEGKDQPRSLLTCHFDAVAECYVWTPEGAATSQRWWLLNRLDSATSGVILLAANEELAREIRAQFKRKQVTKVYQALVFGKPPRPVELWRDVVAVTKQGGQIRTTAGAGRVPAECRMSVVRSRGVGEGALALLQLEPRTGRSHQLRVQCAKRHVPIVGDQTYGDFRHNREFAKRTGEKRLFLHSLATRFEYAWKGRTHVFAAQAPLPAEFGQVW, encoded by the coding sequence GTGAGCGCCGCCGCGGAGCACGGGTCATCGCCAGCGCCGCTGGGCCGCGGCGTGGAAATCCTCGAACGCGATCCGAACGGCCTGCTCGCCCTGAGCAAACCGGCGGGCGTGCTGTCGCATCCCAACGAAGGCAAGGACCAGCCGCGGTCGCTGCTCACGTGCCATTTCGACGCCGTGGCCGAGTGCTACGTCTGGACGCCGGAAGGTGCGGCGACGTCGCAGCGCTGGTGGTTGCTGAACCGGCTCGATTCGGCGACGTCGGGCGTGATTTTGCTCGCGGCCAATGAGGAACTCGCGCGGGAAATCCGCGCGCAGTTCAAGCGGAAGCAGGTGACGAAGGTTTATCAGGCGCTCGTGTTCGGCAAACCGCCGCGGCCGGTGGAGCTCTGGCGCGACGTCGTCGCCGTGACGAAGCAAGGCGGACAGATTCGCACAACGGCCGGGGCGGGGCGCGTGCCGGCGGAGTGCAGGATGTCGGTGGTGCGTTCGCGCGGCGTCGGCGAGGGTGCGCTGGCGCTGCTGCAACTCGAACCGCGGACGGGCCGCAGTCACCAATTGCGCGTGCAATGCGCGAAACGGCATGTGCCGATCGTCGGCGACCAGACGTATGGAGATTTCCGGCACAACCGGGAGTTCGCGAAGCGCACGGGCGAGAAGCGGCTGTTCCTGCATTCGCTCGCGACGCGTTTCGAATATGCCTGGAAAGGCCGTACACACGTGTTCGCGGCGCAGGCGCCGCTGCCGGCGGAGTTCGGACAGGTGTGGTAG
- a CDS encoding FAD:protein FMN transferase has product MSWFEFQHEAMATTFAIAIADQSEAYAKQAATAAWREIDRLESELSRYVQSSDIARANRIARGETIAIGEDALQCLLLAAEFTVATRHAFDPAYASRRAAAVAGLAEADPARAPAPASTTAGQDSPPFTLDPDAHTLTSHIDRLHLDLGAIGKGYALDGIGALLREWEIPAACLQSGGSSVLALAAPTGHAGWPIGLGDEPAQRSLALADSALSGSGIAVKGVHLQNPRTGRSADRTTRVWALANSAAASDALSTAFFVMSNAEIAAFCADHPEIGAAISTADGQLLVYGRLAG; this is encoded by the coding sequence ATGAGCTGGTTCGAGTTCCAACACGAGGCCATGGCCACCACGTTCGCCATCGCGATCGCGGACCAGTCCGAGGCTTACGCCAAGCAGGCGGCGACGGCGGCGTGGCGCGAAATCGACCGGCTCGAATCCGAGCTCAGCCGCTACGTGCAATCGAGCGATATCGCTCGCGCCAACCGGATCGCCCGCGGCGAGACGATCGCGATCGGCGAGGATGCGCTGCAGTGCCTGCTGCTCGCCGCCGAATTCACCGTCGCGACGCGCCACGCCTTCGATCCGGCCTACGCTTCGCGTCGCGCGGCGGCTGTAGCCGGGCTCGCTGAGGCCGACCCAGCACGAGCGCCCGCGCCTGCTTCAACGACTGCAGGCCAGGACTCTCCACCTTTCACGCTCGACCCGGATGCGCACACGCTAACGTCACACATTGACCGGTTGCACCTCGACCTCGGTGCGATCGGCAAGGGCTACGCCCTCGATGGCATCGGTGCGCTGCTGCGTGAGTGGGAAATTCCCGCCGCATGCCTGCAGAGCGGCGGCAGCAGTGTGCTCGCGCTCGCCGCGCCGACCGGGCACGCCGGCTGGCCGATCGGACTCGGCGATGAACCGGCCCAACGTTCGCTGGCGCTGGCGGACAGCGCGCTCAGCGGCTCGGGCATCGCGGTCAAGGGCGTGCACCTGCAGAATCCGCGCACCGGCCGCTCCGCCGACCGCACGACGCGGGTCTGGGCGCTCGCGAACAGCGCTGCGGCTTCCGATGCGCTGTCGACCGCCTTCTTCGTGATGAGCAATGCGGAAATCGCTGCGTTCTGCGCCGATCATCCCGAAATCGGCGCCGCCATCAGCACCGCCGACGGACAGCTGCTGGTTTACGGCAGACTGGCCGGGTAG
- a CDS encoding sigma-70 family RNA polymerase sigma factor, with protein MTTPIESPETISDFAVIDEVVRGNREMFEVLVRRHNQRLFRVGMACLGRRELVEDAMQNAYLKAFLHLPRFRRSAAFATWLTRIMVNECRMLLRKQHTVREDEWLEEDHTAIPDEQVTPAGQNLSLNEMKTLLEHAINELPGNYRTVYVMREIEQLNTAETAECLGLSVENVKVTLHRAREQLKTQLLKSAAMPELFAFKAPLCNPFTARVMARVLEISRR; from the coding sequence ATGACGACTCCAATCGAAAGCCCCGAAACGATCAGCGACTTTGCGGTGATTGATGAGGTGGTGCGCGGCAACCGCGAGATGTTCGAGGTGCTCGTGCGCCGGCACAACCAGCGGCTGTTCCGCGTCGGCATGGCCTGCCTCGGCCGGCGTGAGCTCGTGGAGGATGCGATGCAGAACGCGTATCTGAAGGCTTTCCTGCACCTGCCGCGATTCCGAAGGTCGGCCGCCTTCGCGACCTGGTTGACACGGATCATGGTCAACGAATGCCGGATGCTCCTGCGCAAGCAGCACACCGTGCGCGAGGACGAGTGGCTCGAGGAGGATCACACTGCGATCCCGGACGAGCAGGTGACGCCGGCCGGACAGAATCTAAGCCTCAACGAAATGAAGACGCTGCTGGAACACGCGATCAACGAACTGCCGGGAAACTACCGCACGGTTTACGTGATGCGGGAGATCGAGCAGCTAAACACGGCGGAGACGGCGGAATGCCTCGGACTTTCGGTGGAGAACGTGAAGGTGACGCTGCATCGCGCGCGCGAGCAGCTGAAGACGCAACTGCTGAAGAGCGCGGCGATGCCGGAGTTGTTCGCGTTCAAGGCGCCGCTGTGCAATCCGTTCACCGCGCGGGTCATGGCCCGGGTGCTGGAAATCTCGCGACGGTGA
- a CDS encoding four helix bundle protein: MKAHYVQELDVYREAFHLQQEIFAVSQKWPKEETYSLIDQVRRSSRSVGANLSEAWAKRRYPAHFLSKLTEADGELSETRHWIATAQACRYLQDKISAALSSDADRVGKLLGAMIQKHTLFCLPSAV, from the coding sequence GTGAAAGCACACTACGTGCAGGAGTTGGACGTATATCGCGAAGCATTCCACCTGCAGCAGGAGATCTTCGCCGTTTCTCAGAAATGGCCAAAAGAAGAAACCTATTCGCTCATCGATCAGGTCCGTCGATCATCGCGCTCGGTTGGGGCGAACCTATCGGAAGCTTGGGCGAAACGCCGCTACCCGGCACATTTCCTCAGCAAGCTGACGGAGGCTGATGGCGAGCTTTCGGAAACCCGCCACTGGATCGCCACGGCACAAGCCTGCCGTTATTTGCAGGATAAAATCTCGGCTGCTTTGAGTTCGGATGCCGACCGTGTCGGCAAGCTGCTAGGCGCAATGATTCAAAAACACACGCTGTTCTGCCTTCCCTCAGCGGTCTGA
- a CDS encoding 3-deoxy-D-arabino-heptulosonate 7-phosphate synthase — MILPKSNRLTAEQLAQVTGIVEEFGCRIQPIVGAVRTIYAIVGDERDELMINRLEGLDYVERIDRIQSPFKLMDKRSDLASHRIKLGGVTLGEELLVIAGACTIDPKNPSYFYETAVAVKEAGANALRGGVWKPRTNPYTFQGDVKSLDILMEASRRTGLPVDTEVMEESQIKLALDAGVATLQVGARNALNYSLLRQIGRAIAGRPTAVLLKRSIHMGPLSEFISAAEYIVAFGNPNVILCPRGTSPALDGYRNQPDESITPLLKEKTWAPVVVDPSHSVGKAAYVPAAALAAIAYGADGLCIEAHVEPAKGIGDDPKQALTPDALKKTITDAKALWALRHPEPAVAR, encoded by the coding sequence ATGATCCTCCCAAAATCCAACCGTCTCACGGCCGAGCAACTCGCCCAGGTCACCGGCATCGTCGAAGAATTCGGCTGCCGGATTCAGCCGATCGTTGGCGCCGTGCGCACGATCTACGCGATCGTCGGCGACGAGCGCGACGAGCTGATGATCAACCGGCTGGAGGGCCTCGATTACGTGGAGCGGATCGACCGGATCCAGTCTCCGTTCAAGCTTATGGACAAGCGCTCCGATCTCGCCTCGCACCGGATCAAGCTCGGTGGGGTGACGCTCGGCGAAGAACTGCTGGTCATCGCCGGCGCGTGCACCATCGACCCGAAGAATCCGAGCTACTTTTATGAGACGGCCGTGGCGGTGAAGGAGGCGGGCGCGAACGCGCTGCGCGGCGGTGTGTGGAAGCCGCGGACGAATCCGTATACGTTCCAAGGCGACGTGAAGTCGCTCGACATCCTGATGGAAGCGTCGCGGCGCACGGGGTTGCCGGTCGACACCGAGGTGATGGAGGAGTCGCAGATCAAGCTGGCGCTGGACGCCGGCGTCGCGACCTTGCAGGTGGGCGCGCGCAACGCGCTGAACTACTCGCTGCTCCGGCAGATCGGTCGCGCGATCGCGGGCCGGCCGACGGCGGTATTGCTGAAGCGCAGCATCCACATGGGCCCGCTGAGCGAGTTCATCTCGGCGGCGGAATACATCGTGGCTTTTGGGAATCCGAACGTGATCCTGTGTCCGCGTGGCACGTCGCCGGCGCTGGACGGGTATCGGAATCAGCCGGACGAGAGCATCACGCCGCTGCTGAAGGAAAAGACCTGGGCGCCGGTCGTGGTGGACCCGTCGCACTCCGTCGGCAAGGCCGCGTATGTGCCGGCGGCGGCGCTGGCGGCGATTGCGTATGGCGCGGACGGATTATGCATCGAGGCGCACGTCGAGCCGGCGAAGGGCATCGGGGACGATCCGAAGCAGGCTCTCACGCCGGACGCGTTGAAGAAAACGATTACCGACGCGAAAGCGCTCTGGGCGTTGCGGCATCCGGAGCCGGCGGTGGCGCGGTGA
- a CDS encoding alpha/beta fold hydrolase has product MVSLFHRDLGGAGQPPLVILHGLLGSSRNWQTAGRDLAAYFHVFALDLRNHGSSPHADEMSYEAMRDDVLGWMQAQGIERATLLGHSMGGKTAMLLACRQPQRVERLVIVDIAPKNYHWVGHRAEFAAMTELDLAHLKSRAEAELRFEARVDDWAMRKFLATNLERGEGGGWRWAINLPVLTAALPVLERSPLRADDRYDGPAKFIVGERSTYVSPDDRGEIRRFFPRAEIETIAGSGHNPHMQAREAFVRSVSGFALDR; this is encoded by the coding sequence GTGGTTTCTCTCTTCCATCGTGACTTGGGCGGAGCGGGTCAGCCGCCGCTGGTGATTTTGCACGGGCTGCTTGGTTCGTCGCGCAATTGGCAGACGGCCGGGCGCGATCTAGCGGCGTATTTTCATGTGTTCGCGCTGGACCTGCGCAATCACGGCAGCTCACCGCATGCGGACGAGATGAGTTACGAGGCGATGAGGGACGACGTGCTCGGCTGGATGCAGGCGCAGGGGATCGAGCGGGCGACGTTGCTCGGTCACAGCATGGGCGGGAAGACGGCGATGCTGCTGGCTTGCCGGCAGCCGCAGCGCGTGGAGCGGCTGGTGATCGTGGACATCGCACCGAAGAACTACCACTGGGTCGGGCACCGCGCGGAGTTTGCCGCCATGACCGAGCTCGATCTCGCGCACCTGAAGTCACGCGCGGAGGCCGAGCTGCGATTCGAGGCGCGGGTGGACGACTGGGCGATGAGGAAATTTCTCGCGACCAACCTGGAGCGCGGCGAAGGCGGCGGTTGGCGCTGGGCAATCAATCTGCCCGTACTCACGGCTGCGTTGCCCGTGCTGGAACGGAGTCCGCTGCGTGCGGACGACCGCTACGACGGACCAGCGAAGTTCATTGTGGGTGAGCGGTCGACGTATGTGTCGCCGGACGACCGCGGCGAGATCCGACGGTTCTTCCCGCGCGCCGAGATCGAAACGATTGCCGGCTCCGGTCACAATCCCCACATGCAGGCGCGGGAGGCCTTTGTGCGCAGCGTCTCGGGCTTCGCCCTCGACCGGTGA
- a CDS encoding MATE family efflux transporter: MSSAAPRAQPKNLLSIAWPIFIEQALRILVGTVDVFMVSHISDGAVAALGVAHQIVILFLIVFNFIAIGASVVITHHLGARDRAGADHIATTAISVNTWMGVAVSLCVFAFAAPMLRLMQLPGDLMPFAVPFLTLMGGTLFMESMNMSISAVLRAHHHTRDAMLVTLGQNIINFLAVCTALFGWFGFPKMGVLGVALASVFSRCCACIALWILLDYRTKLRLRARNFLEISRQRVRRILHIGLPAAGEHLSYWLALMVVTSFIARLGGEALAIQSYTLQVQRLVMVFSVALGLGTEILIGHMVGAGDFERAYHELLKSLRLGFTIAIGAAIVVALAAPAIVHVFTPTADIIAGAALLLRLSVLIEPGRVFNIVVINSLRATGDARFPVQIGAVCMWFIWVPLAWLLGLKLGFGLVGFWISMAVDEWLRGIIMYRRWKLRQWLPFAKRSRAQALSESVGANAAAA, from the coding sequence GTGTCCTCCGCCGCACCTCGTGCTCAACCCAAGAACCTGCTGTCGATCGCCTGGCCGATCTTCATCGAGCAGGCGCTGCGCATCCTCGTCGGCACGGTCGACGTGTTCATGGTCAGCCACATTTCCGACGGCGCCGTTGCCGCGCTTGGGGTGGCGCACCAGATCGTCATTCTGTTCCTGATCGTCTTCAACTTCATCGCCATCGGCGCGAGCGTCGTGATCACGCATCACCTGGGCGCGCGGGATCGTGCCGGCGCCGATCACATCGCCACGACAGCGATCAGCGTGAACACCTGGATGGGCGTCGCGGTGAGTCTGTGCGTCTTTGCCTTCGCCGCGCCGATGCTGCGGCTGATGCAGCTGCCCGGCGACCTGATGCCCTTCGCGGTGCCCTTCCTCACGCTGATGGGCGGCACGCTGTTCATGGAGTCGATGAACATGTCGATCTCCGCCGTGCTCCGCGCGCACCATCACACCCGCGACGCCATGCTGGTAACGTTGGGGCAGAACATCATCAACTTCCTCGCCGTCTGCACCGCGCTGTTCGGTTGGTTTGGATTTCCCAAAATGGGCGTCCTCGGTGTCGCGCTCGCCAGCGTTTTCAGCCGCTGCTGCGCGTGCATCGCGCTCTGGATCCTGCTCGACTACCGCACGAAGCTCCGGCTGCGCGCACGCAACTTCCTCGAAATTTCCCGCCAGCGCGTGCGCCGGATCCTGCACATCGGACTGCCCGCCGCCGGCGAACACCTGAGTTACTGGCTCGCGTTGATGGTGGTGACTTCCTTCATCGCCCGGCTCGGCGGCGAGGCACTCGCGATTCAATCCTACACGCTGCAGGTGCAGCGGCTGGTGATGGTCTTCAGCGTGGCGCTCGGGCTCGGCACCGAGATTCTCATCGGCCACATGGTCGGCGCCGGCGACTTCGAGCGCGCCTACCACGAGCTGCTCAAAAGCCTGCGGCTCGGGTTCACGATTGCGATCGGGGCCGCCATCGTCGTAGCGCTCGCCGCTCCCGCCATCGTGCACGTGTTCACACCCACCGCCGATATCATCGCGGGCGCGGCGCTGCTGCTGCGGTTATCCGTGCTGATCGAGCCGGGCCGGGTTTTCAATATTGTCGTGATCAACTCGCTGCGGGCGACCGGCGACGCGCGCTTCCCCGTGCAGATCGGCGCCGTGTGCATGTGGTTCATCTGGGTGCCACTGGCTTGGCTGCTCGGACTGAAACTCGGTTTCGGGCTCGTCGGTTTCTGGATCTCCATGGCCGTCGACGAATGGTTGCGCGGGATCATCATGTATCGTCGCTGGAAGCTCCGGCAGTGGCTCCCGTTCGCGAAGCGCAGCCGCGCGCAGGCGCTGAGCGAGTCCGTCGGCGCCAACGCCGCCGCGGCGTAA
- a CDS encoding NAD+ synthase — MRVGLAQINPTVGDLASNRRLILDAYQSLVAQGAELVAFPELAVCGYPPRDLLFKRRFVRDCEDSLQQIAAQIGSVPALIGTVTRNTTGSGRPTYNAAAFCRAGQIVATARKCLLPTYDVFDEDRYFEPASAPIVVEHAGARIGITICEDIWTHPMISTRQLHRGADPVQQLAAQHCDLMVNVSASPWHFDKDNLRETLIADTARALGCATVYLNVVGGNDELIFDGRSLACTADGSVIEKLPAFQDALRVIDVPSTHVPPTARKAAAPAATLPARLPAATGCVASECADTFDALVLGLRDYAHKSGFKRALIALSGGIDSALVAVIATAALGAENVTGVSLPSAISSQHSRDDARQLAQNLGIRFETIAIAEPVAATEAVLADAFRGRTRDVTEENIQARIRGVIMMALSNKFGALLLTTGNKSEMAVGYCTLYGDMAGGLAVISDLYKTQVYSVARWINQVYAARLGRTGEIIPASTITKPPSAELRPDQLDQDSLPPYDVLDAILRSYVEEGHSRRDIVAQGFAEAVVNDVVRKVDLNEYKRKQAAPGLKITPLAFGVGRRIPIVQKYVS; from the coding sequence ATGCGCGTCGGTCTTGCTCAAATCAATCCCACCGTGGGCGATCTCGCCAGCAACCGCCGGCTGATCCTCGACGCCTACCAATCGCTGGTGGCCCAAGGCGCCGAGCTGGTCGCGTTTCCCGAACTCGCCGTCTGCGGCTATCCGCCGCGCGACCTGCTGTTCAAGCGCCGCTTCGTTCGCGACTGCGAGGACTCGCTCCAGCAAATCGCCGCGCAGATCGGCTCTGTGCCAGCGTTGATCGGAACGGTCACGCGCAACACGACCGGCTCCGGCCGGCCCACTTACAACGCGGCCGCTTTCTGCCGCGCCGGCCAGATCGTCGCCACCGCGCGCAAATGCCTGCTGCCGACCTACGACGTGTTCGACGAAGACCGCTATTTCGAACCGGCGTCCGCCCCGATCGTCGTCGAGCACGCCGGCGCCCGGATCGGCATCACCATTTGCGAGGACATTTGGACGCATCCGATGATCAGCACGCGCCAGCTCCATCGCGGCGCGGATCCCGTGCAGCAACTCGCCGCGCAGCACTGCGACCTGATGGTCAACGTGTCCGCCAGCCCATGGCACTTCGACAAGGACAATCTGCGCGAAACGCTGATCGCCGACACGGCGCGCGCGCTGGGCTGCGCGACGGTGTATCTCAACGTCGTCGGCGGAAACGACGAGCTGATCTTCGACGGCCGCAGCCTCGCCTGCACCGCCGACGGATCCGTGATCGAAAAACTGCCCGCGTTTCAGGACGCGCTGCGCGTGATCGACGTGCCGTCGACGCATGTGCCGCCCACCGCGCGCAAGGCCGCCGCGCCCGCCGCAACGTTACCCGCGCGTTTGCCGGCTGCGACCGGCTGCGTCGCGTCGGAGTGCGCCGACACCTTCGACGCGCTGGTGCTCGGGCTGCGCGACTACGCCCACAAGAGCGGATTCAAGCGCGCGCTGATCGCGCTGTCGGGTGGCATTGATTCCGCACTCGTTGCCGTGATCGCCACCGCCGCGCTGGGCGCCGAAAATGTCACCGGCGTTTCGCTGCCCTCGGCGATCTCCTCGCAACACTCGCGCGACGATGCCCGCCAGCTCGCGCAGAACCTCGGCATCCGTTTCGAAACGATCGCCATCGCGGAGCCTGTGGCCGCAACCGAGGCCGTTCTCGCGGACGCATTTCGCGGTCGGACGCGCGACGTCACGGAGGAAAACATCCAGGCCCGGATCCGCGGCGTGATCATGATGGCGCTCTCGAACAAATTTGGCGCGCTGCTCCTCACGACCGGCAACAAGAGCGAGATGGCCGTCGGCTACTGCACGCTCTACGGCGACATGGCCGGCGGCCTCGCCGTGATTTCCGATCTCTACAAGACGCAGGTCTACTCCGTCGCACGCTGGATCAACCAGGTGTATGCCGCGCGGCTTGGGCGCACGGGCGAAATCATTCCGGCGAGCACGATCACGAAGCCGCCGTCCGCCGAACTGCGACCGGACCAGCTCGATCAGGACAGCCTGCCGCCCTACGACGTGCTCGACGCGATCCTGCGCTCCTACGTCGAGGAAGGGCACTCGCGCCGCGACATCGTTGCGCAGGGCTTCGCGGAAGCCGTCGTCAACGACGTCGTGCGCAAGGTTGATCTCAACGAATACAAGCGGAAGCAAGCTGCGCCTGGTTTGAAGATCACGCCGCTCGCGTTCGGCGTCGGCCGGCGGATTCCGATCGTCCAAAAATACGTGAGCTAA